One window of the Salvia miltiorrhiza cultivar Shanhuang (shh) chromosome 6, IMPLAD_Smil_shh, whole genome shotgun sequence genome contains the following:
- the LOC130990118 gene encoding probable WRKY transcription factor 69, whose protein sequence is MAQEELSADSWAWRKYGQKPIKGSPYPRCSTRNKLASLPPKGLDVEYGFFFVVVARRRSEFFSGYSVDGRRTQNEDVQMAEEDDGAVDEDDENIIMIPSDLMIDDDDMFGSGFQDSKDHSSGGGGDFFLMSPRRGHRPAPPAHSTAVTKGTWKSLMDHCFLEMDGKTG, encoded by the coding sequence ATGGCGCAAGAAGAGCTCTCTGCTGATTCATGGGCATGGCGGAAATATGGTCAGAAGCCCATTAAAGGTTCTCCGTATCCGAGGTGCAGCACCCGCAACAAACTCGCTTCTCTGCCGCCCAAAGGGCTCGATGTCGAATATGGCTTCTTCTTCGTCGTCGTCGCCCGCCGCCGGAGCGAGTTTTTCTCCGGATACTCTGTCGATGGAAGGCGAACACAGAACGAGGACGTGCAGATGGCCGAGGAGGACGACGGCGCCGTAGACGAGGACGACGAGAATATAATCATGATCCCGAGTGATTTGATGATCGACGATGATGACATGTTCGGATCAGGATTTCAAGATTCCAAAGATCACTCtagcggcggcggtggagactTCTTTTTGATGTCTCCCCGCCGTGGACATCGACCAGCTCCCCCAGCACATTCAACGGCGGTGACTAAGGGCACCTGGAAATCATTGATGGATCATTGCTTTTTAGAGATGGATGGAAAAACAGGGTGA